One region of Cygnus atratus isolate AKBS03 ecotype Queensland, Australia chromosome 25, CAtr_DNAZoo_HiC_assembly, whole genome shotgun sequence genomic DNA includes:
- the CSF3 gene encoding granulocyte colony-stimulating factor translates to MCSLTRVLVLVLGALLGAPWRVLHGAPLAELSGDQDFQLFLHRNLEFTRKIKGDVAALQRVVCDTFQLCKEEELLLVQQDLRITQVALEQCHRPSFQAEACFSQIRDGLHAYHSSLTAVLELLPSHAGLVETLQLDAANLSSNIQQQMEDLGLDTVTFPAEGRGPLPAFSSHFQHQVGGFLILANFQRFLETAYRALRHLARL, encoded by the exons ATGTGCTCCCTCACCC gtgtgctggtgctggtgctgggcgcGCTGCTGGGCGCGCCGTGGCGGGTGCTGCACGGGGCGCCGCTGGCCGAGCTCTCGGGGGACCAGGActtccagctcttcctgcaCAGGAACCTCGAGTTCACCCGCAAGATCAAGGGGGATGTGGCCGCGCTGCAGCGCGTGGTG TGCGACACCTTCCAGCTGTGCaaggaggaagagctgctgctggtgcagcaggACCTGCGCATCACGCAGGTGGCCCTGGAGCAGTGCCACCGCCCCAGCTTCCAGGCG GAGGCTTGCTTCAGCCAGATCCGCGACGGGCTCCACGCCTACCACAGCTCCCTCACCGctgtcctggagctgctgccctcgCACGCCGGCCTGGTGGAGACGCTGCAGCTGGACGCGGCCAACCTCTCCTCCAACATCCAGCAGCAG ATGGAGGACCTGGGCCTGGACACGGTGACGTTCCCCGCCGAGGGCCGCggccccctccctgccttctcctcccactTCCAGCACCAGGTCGGCGGCTTCCTCATCCTGGCCAACTTCCAGCGGTTCCTGGAGACGGCGTACCGGGCGCTGCGGCACCTCGCCCGCCTCTGa